GGTTTCTGTTTTGGGTTATCCGGTCCCTCCAGCCCCATGGGCCAATGAACGTAATGGGGATCGCACACGACCGTCCTCCCTTCCAAGGACGAAACTGAGCCCTAGCGTACCCATCCTGGTGGGCCTCATCCGGAGCTGGCATCACCATTTACGTCATCCAGACCGTGGAAGGGAGGGAGACGGATGATGCGACGGGTGGGCAGTTGGGTAGGGGGACTCATTCTCGTATTGGGGGGGATCGCGGTGGGGGCGCCTCCCATGGCGACCGATCTCTTCGTGACCACGCTCCGGGATACCCCGGTGGAGGTGGTGCTGGAGGCTGCGGACGCAGGCGTGGATTGCGCTCACCCCGAGCAGCACCCGCTCACGTTCACCATCATGAGCGCACCCAGCCAAGGGACCTTGGATGGGGACCTGGCTAGGGTGATCTACGCGGACCCCAACCTGGCCCGGGTGAGGCTTGTCTACACCCCAAAACCGGGGTTCGTGGGTACGGACACGTTCGTGTACTCGGTCACCGATCCTTTTGGGTTCTTCGCCACGGCCGTGGTCCGCATCGACGTCACTCGCCCACCGGCCCTGCCCCCCACCCTGTCCGGGGTGTGGGAGCTCGGGGTCACCTTCCGCAACACGGCCCCCGTGGTGAGCTTGAGCAAGGCTGCCCTGACCTTGTTCTACAAGTACGACGTGTTCAGCCTTGAGGCCAGCGCTACCTGGACGGACACCGGTTGGACCGCGCTCGCCTTCGTCGTCGGCTTCCCGTTGGGGACAGCGGCCACCGTGAGATCGGTCCTCGCGTTCGATCCCACTGGGCCATCGTTCACCTATTGGCAAACCGATACGCGGTTCCGTTTGTTCGAGCTCGATCTCACCCACACCGTTTACCTGACCGGCGATCCCTCCACCACCTACACCCAGGTCGCCATCCAGGGGGCGGTGGATGACCTCTCGTTCACCAGCACCACCAAGTTCCGGATCGACCCGCTGGAGTTCGTGGAGGAGACCCTGACCACCCGGTGGACCTGGGCCGACTGTGACCTCACGTTCGCCGGCCGGCTCCGGATGACCAAGGAGGGGTTCGACAGGTTCTCGGTTACCGCCGGCGATGTCGCCATCCCTGGGTTCCAGTACCCCAGCCTCGGGCTGTACTTCCGGGTGGAGGTCGGGTTTACCACCCAGACCAAGGAGGTCGTCCCCACGCTGGTGATCAAGTCGGACTGGGTATGCTGCGTGAGGCTGCTGACCAACGTGGTCACTGAGGACACCACCATATCCGGCATCGCGTTCTACGGCTTCGAGATGCGAACGGAGCTCGAGGGTGGGGTCGAGGTGCGCACTGCCACGTCGTTTGTGGACGAAAAGAACGCCGCCGTCACTGGATACTGTGATTACTTCGAGGTGTGGTGGTTCTCGGGCCCCATCCTCCCCTGTTGCGGTTCACCGGGCCGGTGGCAGATCGGCACCTACTTCGACGACCGGGGACGCCTGTTCGGCTGGGGCATGACCCGGATCGTGCTCGACTTCGCGTTAGGGGATTCCGTGCGCGTGTCCACCGAGTTCAGCGTGTTCGACTCGAACTGGGAGTGGAAGGTCGGCATCAAAGTGCGGTGGTAACCGCTCTCCACAATCCGGCGCCCCGGTCGTAGGTCAGCCGCCCCGCCTGAGGCGGGGCGGCGTTCGTCTTCGCCGTCTCGCCGATTGCCCATCGACCACGGCCATCGGTTGCAGGTACCCCCGGTCGGGGGCAAGATTGACCTCTTGTGGCAAGCCTGCACTGCGAATCGGTTGCCTCAGGCCTGCAAGATTAGGAAGTGATCACAGATGACGTGGGAGTTCCTTGGGGCGGGGGCGGGGCTTCTTGCCATCGCGCTGGCCATCCACCTTTATCGTTACGCGACCAGCCAGGACAGCGGCACGGAGAAGATGCGGGATATCGCCAAGGCGATCCAGGACGGGGCGAGGGCCTACCTACGGCGCCAGAACCTCACCCTGGCCGCGTTCCTCGGGATCATGGCCCCGGTGATTGGGGTCTTGGTTGGCGTTACCCACGGGGCCGTGTACGGGGTAAGCATCGGCATCGCCTATCTGATCGGCGCGGGGTGCTCGACGATCGCGGCTTCGTTGGGGATGATGGCAGCAGTGAGGGCCAACGTGCGCACGGCCAACGCCGCGCGGGCGGGCCTGAAGAAGGCATTCCCCGTCGCCTACCACGGCGGGGCGATCATGGGGCTGGCCATCGTCGGCCTGTCCCTCCTTGGAGTGAGCCTCATCTACTTCATCTGCCGGAGGGGGCTGGGGTGGACGGAGGTTGAGGCGGCGAACATCGTCCTTGGGTTCAGTTTCGGGGCCAGCGCCCTCGCCCTGTTCGCGAAGGCCGGCGGCGGGATCTACACGAAGACGGCGGACATCAGCGCCGACCTCGTGGACTCCTACATCGCGGCCATCGCCGCGGCGATGATCCTCGGCGCGGAGCTCGGTGGGGGAATCCTCACCGTCCTCCCGCTCCTCATCGCTGCCATGGGCCTGTTCGCCTCGATCAGCGGTGTGTTCCTCGGGGATGTCGGGGAACCAGGGGCTGGGGAGGTTCCTCCCCCCCTGGCCGGGCTCGGGGCGGGGATCGTGATCGGGATGACCACCGACTACTTCACCTCCATCGACCGCAAGCCCACCCGGCGCACCGCCGAGGCGGCGAGCAAGGGAGCGGCGATCAACATCCTGACCGGGTTTTCCTATGGCCTCGTGAGCATCGTCCCCTCCATCCTCGGGATCTGCGTCGCCACGCTGGCCGCGTGGAAGTTCGCCGAGCTGTTCGGGGTGAATCCGTTCTACGGGATCTCCGTGGCCGCGGTGGGGATGCTGTCGATCGTGGCCACGATCATCTCCGCGGACGCGTTCGGCCCCATTTCGGACAACGCCCGGGGGATCGCCGAGCAAGGGGGCCTGGGGAAGGACGTGATGGAGATCGTGGATCAGCTCGATGCGCAGGGCAATACTTCCAAGGCGATCACCAAAGGGTTTGCGATCGGGGCCGCTGCCCTCACCGTGCTCGCCCTGTTCGCCGCGTACACCCACCTCGTGGGCATCGACCTCGCCCGGGGGATCAACCTCATCAGCTACCCGGTGATCATCGGCTTGTTCATCGGGGCGATGATGCCGCCGCTCTTCTCGGCGCTCCTCATCCTCGCCGTGGGCCGCAACGCCGGGCGGATGGTGGAGGAGATACGGCGCCAGTTTCGGGAGATCCCCGGGCTTCTCCAGGGGCAAGGCAGGCCTGACTACAAGAAGTGTGTGGACATCGCGACACGGGGGGCACTGCGCGAGCTTCTGTTCCCGTGCTCCCTGGCCATCCTCGTGCCCCTCGCGGTGATGCTCCTCCTCGGCAGGGAAGCCCTCGCCGGGTGCCTGGCCGGGAGCATCCTCACCGGGATCATCTTCGCCCTGTTCATGGCCAACTCCGGCGGGGCATGGGACAACGCCAAGAAGTACGTGGAGGCCGGGGCGCTGGGCGGCAAGGGCTCTGATGCCCATAAGGCCGCGGTCACTGGGGACACGGTGGGCGACCCGTTCAAGGACACCGCCGGGCCGTCTCTGAACACGATGATCACCGTGATGTCTTTGGTGGCCGAGGTGTTCGCCCCGGTGCTGATCCTCCTCTGGAGATAGCCAGCGGTTATGGGGACCGCGCGGAGGGAAGGAGGAGCGACGATGGCAACGGTGGAAACCAAGGCCGCCTGGCACGCCCTCCCCGTCGCCGAGGTCACCGGCCGGCTGCGGGTCGATCCGGCGGTGGGCCTTTCCAGCGACGAGGCGCGGGCACGGCTCAAGGAACATGGACCCAACACCCTGCCCGAGACCCCACCGACCCCGTTCTGGAAGAGGATCGTCGCGCAACTGAAGGGGTTCGTGGTCCTCATCCTCCTCGTTGCCGTGGCGATCACGATGGCCCTCGGGGACTGGGTCGAGGCCGGAGTGATCCTAGCCATCGTGATCCTGAACGCACTCGTGGGGGCGCTGCAGGAGAGCCGCGCCGAGAAGGCCCTCGCGAGCCTCAAGGAGATGGCGGCCCCCGAGGCCCAGGTCTTGCGGGACGGCGTGCGCACGAAGGTCCCCGCCCGGGACCTCATCCCCGGGGACATCGTGTTCCTCGATGCGGGCGCGATCGTCCCCGCCGACCTGCGTCTGATCGAGGCGGCCCAGATGCGGGTTGATGAGTCCTCCCTCACCGGAGAGTCGGTCCCGGTGGAGAAGAAGGCCGAGGCCGTCCTCGCTTTAGACACGGCGATCGCCGACCGGGCCAACTGCGCGTTCATGGGGACCACCGTCGTCTACGGTCGCGGGCGGGGGGTGGTCGTCGGCACCGGGACCTCGACCCAGCTCGGCCAGATCGCGGAGATGATCGAGGAGGCCGAGGAGGAAACGCCCCTCCAACGAAAGCTCGAGGAGTTCGGGAAAGTGTTGGGCACGGTCGTCCTCGTCGTCTGTGCCCTTGTGTTCGTCCTGTCCCTCGTCCGCGACCCCCAGATCAGCGTGCTCTGGCAGGAGGGGCTCGGGGCCTACCTCCAGGTGGCGCGCACGGCTTTGCTTGGGTTCTTCATCGTCGCCGTGAGCCTCGCGGTGGCGGCGGTGCCGGAGGGGTTGCCGACGATCGTCACCATGTGCCTTGCCTTGGGAATGCGGGAGATGCTCAAGCGGCATGCCCTGGTGCGGCGGCTCCCGTCGGTGGAGACCCTGGGCTCGGCGACGGTCATCTGTACGGATAAGACAGGCACGCTCACCCAGAACCAGATGACGGTGACCCGGGTGTGGGCCGGGGGAAGGGGGTACGGGGTCACTGGCCAGGGATACGATCCCAAGGGCGGGTTCTCCCTGGACGGGAGAGAGGTGCAGGCGCAGGATCACCCCGTCCTCTATCAGTCCCTTTGGGCGGGCCTCCTCTGCAACGACGCCGAGCTCCGGCAGGAGGCGAAGGGGTA
The DNA window shown above is from Candidatus Acetothermia bacterium and carries:
- a CDS encoding Ig-like domain-containing protein — encoded protein: MMRRVGSWVGGLILVLGGIAVGAPPMATDLFVTTLRDTPVEVVLEAADAGVDCAHPEQHPLTFTIMSAPSQGTLDGDLARVIYADPNLARVRLVYTPKPGFVGTDTFVYSVTDPFGFFATAVVRIDVTRPPALPPTLSGVWELGVTFRNTAPVVSLSKAALTLFYKYDVFSLEASATWTDTGWTALAFVVGFPLGTAATVRSVLAFDPTGPSFTYWQTDTRFRLFELDLTHTVYLTGDPSTTYTQVAIQGAVDDLSFTSTTKFRIDPLEFVEETLTTRWTWADCDLTFAGRLRMTKEGFDRFSVTAGDVAIPGFQYPSLGLYFRVEVGFTTQTKEVVPTLVIKSDWVCCVRLLTNVVTEDTTISGIAFYGFEMRTELEGGVEVRTATSFVDEKNAAVTGYCDYFEVWWFSGPILPCCGSPGRWQIGTYFDDRGRLFGWGMTRIVLDFALGDSVRVSTEFSVFDSNWEWKVGIKVRW
- a CDS encoding sodium/proton-translocating pyrophosphatase, translated to MTWEFLGAGAGLLAIALAIHLYRYATSQDSGTEKMRDIAKAIQDGARAYLRRQNLTLAAFLGIMAPVIGVLVGVTHGAVYGVSIGIAYLIGAGCSTIAASLGMMAAVRANVRTANAARAGLKKAFPVAYHGGAIMGLAIVGLSLLGVSLIYFICRRGLGWTEVEAANIVLGFSFGASALALFAKAGGGIYTKTADISADLVDSYIAAIAAAMILGAELGGGILTVLPLLIAAMGLFASISGVFLGDVGEPGAGEVPPPLAGLGAGIVIGMTTDYFTSIDRKPTRRTAEAASKGAAINILTGFSYGLVSIVPSILGICVATLAAWKFAELFGVNPFYGISVAAVGMLSIVATIISADAFGPISDNARGIAEQGGLGKDVMEIVDQLDAQGNTSKAITKGFAIGAAALTVLALFAAYTHLVGIDLARGINLISYPVIIGLFIGAMMPPLFSALLILAVGRNAGRMVEEIRRQFREIPGLLQGQGRPDYKKCVDIATRGALRELLFPCSLAILVPLAVMLLLGREALAGCLAGSILTGIIFALFMANSGGAWDNAKKYVEAGALGGKGSDAHKAAVTGDTVGDPFKDTAGPSLNTMITVMSLVAEVFAPVLILLWR